The Lycium barbarum isolate Lr01 chromosome 12, ASM1917538v2, whole genome shotgun sequence genome includes a region encoding these proteins:
- the LOC132624066 gene encoding chaperonin-like RBCX protein 1, chloroplastic: protein MEYSTAIVFSQLSLFPSTLQTETRAYTFKLWKQRTCQSTRFQCHKMYVPGFGTSPESTAAQHLHHFFNYIAVKIVAAQLQSYNPEAYEELREFLDKYSLNDGDKFCADLMRESPRHKNLALRILEVRSAYCKEDFEWDNLKRLASKMVDDSNKKIMMDYIVDTSCTVEGKQIC, encoded by the exons ATGGAGTACTCAACAGCAATCGTGTTTTCGCAGCTCTCATTATTCCCCTCAACACTTCAAACAGAAACCAGAGCTTACACGTTCAAGCTATGGAAGCAGAGAACTTGCCAATCTACACGTTTCCAGTGTCACAAGATGTATGTCCCTG GATTCGGGACATCACCGGAATCCACAGCAGCCCAACATCTGCACCATTTCTTCAATTATATTGCTGTTAAAATTGTTGCTGCGCAGCTTCAG AGCTACAATCCTGAGGCGTATGAGGAGCTGAGAGAGTTTCTGGATAAATACTCATTGAATGATGGGGATAAGTTTTGCGCAGATTTGATGAGGGAATCCCCCAGACATAAAAATCTAG CTTTGCGCATTTTAGAG GTTCGATCAGCATACTGTAAGGAAGATTTTGAATGGGATAATTTGAAGCGCCTCGCATCAAAG ATGGTGGATGATTCTAATAAAAAGATTATGATGGATTACATCGTGGATACTAGCTGCACGGTAGAAGGAAAGCAAATTTGCTAG
- the LOC132622665 gene encoding lysM domain receptor-like kinase 3, with protein MSIRAKTISLISLSFFLFIFSGEAKSCGNGCDMAIASYHIWPRSNLTYVSQIFNLTIPDILKYNPEITNQDSITSDTRINVPFSCDCINGDFLGHTFVYKTVFGDTYKRIATMAFANLTTEHWLKRVNNYDPTNIPDYAMINVTVNCSCGNGEVSDDYGLFATYPLRGGENLTTVAVASGVPAELLEKFNPGLDFGSGLGIAFVPARDSHGNFPPLKTRSRGLSPGAIAGITVAAIFGASFFAVCLYFLFYRSKQIEEESFLQGSSDEHFNEHFRPPNLEKFTESGPLFGVISPRPTGITVDKSVEFSYEELAKATNNFSMENKIGQGGFGLVFYGMLKGERAAIKKMDMQASKEFFAELKVLTHIHHLNLVRLIGYCVEGSLFLVYEYIENGNLGEHLRGSGQNPLSWSTRVQIALDAARGLEYIHEHTVPLYIHSDIKSANILIDKDFRAKVADFGLTKLTEVGSTSFHTRLVGTFGYMPPEYAQYGDVSPKVDVYAFGVVLYELISAKEAIVKTNEVITESKGLVALFEEVLNQTSAREGLCKVVDSKLGDDYPLDSVCKVAQLAKACTHENPQLRPSMRSIVVALMTLSSSTEDWDIGSFYENQGLVHLMSGR; from the exons ATGAGCATTAGAGCAAAAACCATTAGCCTCATTAGTCttagtttttttcttttcattttcagtGGTGAAGCCAAGTCATGTGGCAATGGTTGTGACATGGCTATAGCTTCGTACCATATTTGGCCACGATCTAATTTAACTTATGTCAGTCAAATATTCAACCTGACAATTCCAGACATTCTTAAATACAATCCTGAAATTACAAACCAAGATAGTATCACTAGTGACACGAGGATTAATGTCCCATTTTCTTGTGATTGCATAAATGGTGATTTTTTAGGACATACTTTTGTATACAAAACTGTGTTTGGTGATACGTACAAAAGAATTGCTACTATGGCTTTTGCAAATCTTACAACGGAGCATTGGCTCAAACGGGTCAACAATTATGACCCGACTAATATACCGGATTATGCCATGATCAATGTGACCGTGAATTGCTCGTGTGGCAATGGAGAAGTGTCTGATGATTATGGGTTGTTCGCCACGTACCCTCTTCGTGGGGGAGAGAACTTAACGACGGTGGCTGTGGCGTCCGGTGTGCCAGCTGAGTTGCTGGAGAAGTTCAATCCGGGTTTGGATTTTGGTTCCGGGTTAGGAATAGCGTTTGTGCCGGCAAGAG ATTCACATGGAAATTTTCCACCCTTGAAGACGAG GTCAAGAG GACTTTCACCTGGAGCCATTGCTGGCATAACAGTGGCAGCAATTTTTGGGGCTAGCTTCTTTGCAGTTtgcctttattttttattttataggaGCAAGCAAATAGAGGAGGAATCATTTCTCCAAGGATCATCTGATGAACACTTCAATGAGCACTTCC GTCCTCCAAATTTGGAGAAATTTACAGAATCAGGTCCTTTATTTGGTGTTATTTCTCCAAGGCCGACAGGGATCACAGTGGATAAATCAGTGGAATTTTCATATGAGGAACTCGCTAAGGCTACAAATAACTTCAGCATGGAAAATAAGATTGGTCAAGGTGGCTTTGGATTAGTCTTTTATGGAATGTTAAAAGGCGAG AGAGCAGCAATTAAGAAAATGGATATGCAAGCATCCAAAGAATTCTTTGCTGAGTTGAAAGTCTTAACACATATTCATCACTTGAACTTG GTACGCTTGATTGGATATTGTGTTGAAGGGTCTTTATTCTTAGTTTACGAATACATTGAAAATGGAAACCTTGGTGAACACTTGCGTGGATCAG GCCAGAATCCGTTATCGTGGTCTACTAGGGTGCAAATTGCTCTTGATGCAGCTAGAGGACTCGAATACATCCATGAGCATACTGTTCCTCTATACATCCACAGTGATATTAAATCTGCTAATATTTTGATTGACAAAGACTTCCGTGCAAAG GTAGCAGACTTTGGACTTACAAAGCTAACTGAAGTTGGAAGTACCTCTTTTCATACACGCCTTGTGGGTACTTTTGGTTACATGCCTCCAGA GTATGCTCAGTATGGTGATGTTTCCCCTAAAGTTGACGTCTATGCTTTTGGAGTAGTACTATATGAGCTAATATCTGCTAAAGAAGCTATTGTCAAGACGAATGAAGTTATAACCGAATCGAAAGGACTTGTTGCTTTG TTTGAGGAAGTTCTCAACCAGACTAGTGCCCGAGAAGGGTTATGCAAAGTTGTTGATTCCAAACTCGGAGATGACTATCCATTAGATTCAGTCTGCAAG GTGGCACAGCTTGCCAAGGCTTGCACACATGAAAATCCTCAGTTGAGACCTAGCATGAGGTCCATTGTTGTAGCTTTAATGACTCTATCATCCTCTACTGAAGATTGGGATATTGGCTCCTTTTATGAAAATCAAGGCCTTGTCCATCTCATGTCAGGAAGGTAG
- the LOC132622436 gene encoding chitin elicitor receptor kinase 1-like has translation MVFHENRRFELVLGILVALNILWVAKSQCSDDCDALASFYVWNGTNLTFISNSLSTTIKNILSYNPQITNPDIIRYQSRVNVPFSCGCVDGKFMGHQFGVKIRAGTTYPRIAQLYYSNLTTVKNLQELNSYDPNNVPANSIVNVIVNCSCGNSRVSKDYGLFITYPLRPNENLVTVANEFNLPQKLLEDYNPEADFSRGSGLVFIPGKDGNGTYPPLRTSTSSKGISGGAIAGISVAAVSVVALLAVCLYLTFYRGRKTEEESFLHLEPYKHSSNKHVPGHGNFETSSEGGPLNKDASPEAPRITVDKSVEFSYDELASATDNFSTAYKIGQGGFASVYYGELRGEKAAIKKMDMQATKEFLAELKVLTNVHHLNLVRLIGYCIEGSLFLVYEYVENGNLSQHLRLSKAPLPWSTRVQIALDAARGLEYIHEHTVPVYIHRDIKSANILINKNFRAKVADFGLTKLIEAEGVSLNTRVVGTFGYMAPEYGQFGDVSPKVDVYAFGVVLYELISAKQAIIRAGETAPESKALVTMFEDVLDEVDPREGISKLIDPKLGDDYPLDSVWKVALLAKACTNENPQLRPSMRSIVVALMTISSSSADWNIAGIYENQGLAHLMLGR, from the exons ATGGTTTTTCACGAAAATAGAAGGTTTGAGTTAGTTTTAGGCATTTTAGTAGCACTAAACATTTTGTGGGTGGCTAAATCTCAATGCAGTGATGATTGTGATGCATTAGCTTCATTTTATGTATGGAATGGTACAAACCTCACTTTCATATCTAATTCTTTGTCTACCACCATCAAGAATATTCTTAGTTATAACCCTCAGATAACCAATCCAGATATTATTCGATACCAAAGCAGAGTTAATGTTCCCTTCTCATGTGGCTGTGTTGATGGGAAATTCATGGGCCATCAGTTTGGTGTGAAGATCAGGGCTGGTACTACTTATCCAAGAATCGCCCAGCTTTATTATTCGAACCTTACAACAGTTAAAAATTTGCAGGAGTTAAACAGTTATGATCCTAACAATGTTCCTGCAAATTCTATAGTAAATGTTATTGTGAACTGCTCTTGTGGGAATAGTCGTGTGTCAAAAGATTATGGACTATTTATAACTTATCCTCTTCGCCCTAATGAGAATTTGGTTACAGTAGCCAATGAGTTTAATCTACCACAGAAGTTGCTGGAAGACTATAATCCTGAAGCAGATTTCAGCAGGGGCAGTGGTCTGGTTTTCATTCCTGGAAAAG ATGGAAATGGAACTTATCCACCATTAAGGACTTCTACAAG CTCAAAAG GAATCTCTGGTGGAGCAATAGCTGGCATATCGGTTGCAGCAGTTTCTGTTGTAGCCCTTTTAGCGGTTTGCCTGTATCTTACCTTTTATAGAGGCAGGAAAACGGAGGAAGAATCGTTTCTTCACTTGGAACCTTACAAACATAGTAGCAATAAGCATGTTCCTG GTCATGGAAATTTTGAGACTTCTTCAGAAGGGGGTCCTCTTAATAAGGATGCTTCTCCAGAGGCCCCAAGGATCACCGTGGATAAATCTGTGGAATTTTCATATGATGAACTTGCTAGTGCCACTGACAACTTCAGCACAGCCTACAAGATTGGCCAAGGTGGTTTTGCATCTGTTTACTATGGAGAGTTAAGAGGCGAG AAAGCCGCTATCAAGAAAATGGATATGCAAGCAACAAAAGAGTTCCTTGCTGAGTTGAAGGTTTTGACCAATGTTCATCACTTGAACTTG GTACGTTTGATAGGATATTGCATTGAAGGATCTTTGTTCTTAGTATACGAATACGTTGAAAATGGAAACCTAAGCCAACACCTGCGTTTAA GTAAGGCACCATTGCCATGGTCTACCAGGGTGCAAATTGCTCTGGATGCAGCTAGAGGCCTAGAGTACATCCATGAACACACTGTTCCTGTTTACATCCATCGCGATATTAAATCAGCCAACATTTTGATCAACAAAAACTTCCGTGCAAAG GTTGCTGACTTTGGACTTACAAAACTGATAGAAGCTGAAGGTGTTTCATTGAACACTCGTGTCGTTGGTACTTTTGGTTACATGGCCCCAGA GTATGGTCAGTTTGGTGACGTTTCTCCCAAAGTAGACGTATATGCATTTGGGGTGGTGCTTTATGAATTAATATCTGCTAAACAAGCTATTATAAGGGCTGGTGAAACTGCTCCTGAATCAAAGGCGCTTGTTACAATG TTTGAGGATGTGCTTGATGAGGTTGATCCTAGAGAAGGGATATCTAAATTGATAGATCCAAAACTTGGTGATGATTACCCCCTGGATTCAGTCTGGAAG GTGGCTCTTCTTGCCAAGGCCTGCACAAATGAAAATCCACAATTGAGGCCAAGTATGAGGTCAATAGTAGTGGCTTTAATGACTATATCATCCTCAAGTGCAGATTGGAACATTGCTGGTATTTACGAAAACCAGGGCCTTGCCCATCTCATGTTAGGAAGGTAA